The nucleotide window GCCGCCGAAATTTCGCGCTCCAGATCCTCCGCAGACAGAAACGCCACATAGGGCGCCTTGCCGACGAGCTGCATCAAGGGCAGCGCAATGCGCAATAGCGGATTCATCTCCTTCAGGCACGGCGTCTTGGAAATGAAGAGTCCGCCGGGCCGCAGCAGCCGATGGACGCCCCGCAACGCCGCTTCGCGCTCCGCCACCAGATGCAGGACATTGAAGCCGAAAGCGATATCGAAACTCCCGTCCGGCCACGGCGCCGCCTCGGGCCGCGCCACTTCGAACGTGGCATTGCCTGGGCCCTCGGCTTTCGCCTTTTCGCGCGCGATCGCGATCATTTCGCTCGACAAGTCGGTCGCCACGATGCGCCCGACCGATGGAGCTAGTCTTAGCGCCGTCGTTCCCGTCCCACATCCGAACTCGAATGCCGTCTCGTCCCCCTTGAGGTAATGTCGCGTCCGCTCCAGCGTGCGCTCATAGCCCGCCATATCGGCAATCGGGTCGGCGGCATATTTGCGCGCAGCGCGATCCCAGAACTGTGCGTCATTTGCGATACGAAACATGGCGTGCCCCTCCTGCGCGGCGGCTTCTAGCATATGTGCAGGAAATGGAAATGCTAACGATGGTGGGCACGCTGTCGCTTTGCCCATTACGGACTGGCCGTAATTCGTGGTCAACGCTCTACGGGTTCTCATGAACCGCGCTGCCGCGAAGCCCCCAGAGGATCAGCGCAAAGGATATGATTCCCGTCGGAGCGGCTGGGTACATGACGAGCTGGATCAGCATCTCCTGAGCGTCGCTCCCACGAGCGCCGGCCGCCGCGATCGGAATGATCGAACCACCGGCTCCCAAGACAGCCGCGATCACGAAACCGGCGATCGTTGCAAGCGCGGAATAGACGAGAAACCAGAATGCCAGCCGTGACGGCATCGGTGTGAGCTTCAGCTTCGGCCAGACCAGACCCACGACCACAAGCAACACTCCGGTGAATCCGCTGAGCGTGTGAACCGAACGGCCGAGATTTGGTGCAGCAAAGTATGGCACCGCAAATCCCTGGAAGCTCGTGAAGAGGAACAGGGCCACGCCGGCCTGAATCAGCCGGTGCCCTTGAACGGCCAGTGCTGTGGCGCTCATGCGCTATTCCTTTTCGGTTGTAGCCGTGATGTCCGCATTCTCCCTTTGCGGCGAGCAGATAGTGCTGGAAAGCAGATATCGTTCCGTCCCACGAGCTGCCTCCTTGACCTTCGTCATAGGTGGAGTCCGCGGCATTTCCATCCGGCGGGTCGCGAGATCAAGCAGGAACGTACGTCAACCTGATCACATCCTCGCCAATCCGATCGCTAGTCATAAGGCGGAGCGGCGGCCGCGGTCCGGCGAAGTATGGCTTGCCGTGGCCAAGCACGACGGGGTGCAGGTAGATGCGATACTCGTCGATCAGGCCAAGTTCGGTGAGGCTTCGCGCCAAGTCCGGTCCGGCAACTTCGATCTCCCCGGCGCGCTCGGCCTTCAGCTCACGGATCGCGCCCTCGAGATCATCCTCAACAAGCGTGGCGTTGAGGCCGACCGACTTCAACGAGCGCGAGACGACCCATTTCGGCTGGCGCCGCCACGCCGCCGCGAAGGCGTGTTCCTCTGCATCCCACTCAGGACGATCGTCGTCCCAGTAACGCATGATCTCATACATTTGGCGACCGTACACACTACCTGCCTGTCCCTGAGCCTCCTCAATGAAGTGGCGGAAGAGCGTAGGGCTTGGCGCAAACGCCATATGGTCGACGTAGCCGTCCAGGGACTGGTTCATTCCGAACACGAGCTTAGCCATACCCACTTCCCTTCCTCACGCGGCGCGGCCGCGCGTCTCTGATTGCATTATGCAATCGGTTGTAGGCTAGCTCGACTGGTTTTATATCGCAATTGGTTTTTGGAGCGCACATGAACGCCCGACGCTAGGGCTGTCCGGCGGAAAAAGTCCCAGCCCGCCCGCTCAACGACGCCGTAGTACAGCATACCCAAGAGAATGAACGAACGGCCACTCTTGGGATCGGCGCATTATGAGCTGCACGGCCGAGTTGGGCGCAAAGCAGACCCGTCGTCTCAGATTCAGTGCACTGGCACCGCAATTCCATCGTCGTGGTGGCGGCATCCAGATTTTGAATAAGCGTCAGCCTCCCGCCATCAAATCCTTTGCCAGCGCCATGTAGGCCGGCAGCGTCACGGGATCGTTGGCGGCGTTGCCGGCGGCCGGGTGCGAGGCATAGCGCGCAATCACCATCTCGGCCTTCGGATCGATATAGATGCCCTGCCCGTGAACGCCGCGCGCCATGTAGGCGCCGTGCGCATTATGCGTCACCCACCACTGGTTCCGGTACGACGCGCCGGGCAATGTGGTGTAACCGGCCGGCTTGAATTTCTCGGGATCGCCGCCGCGCGCGATGTCCTCGACGACTTGAGACGGCACGACCTGGCGGCCGTTGAAGCGGCCGTGATTGCGGATCGTCTCGCCGAAGCGGGCGAGATCGCGCAAGCTGGTCGAAAGCCCACCGCCACCGCTTTCGGTGCCGATGCGATCGACGTGATAATGCGCGTCCTCTTCCGCACCCATCGGAATCCAGATGCGCTCCGACAGCAGATCAGACAGCGTCATTCCGCTCGCCCGCCGGCAAATCCAGGCCAGCACGTCTGAATTGACGGTCTTGTAGGCGAAGGCCTTGCCGTGCTCGCCCTGCTTGCGCTGCGCACAGAGGAAATCGAAAATATTGGTCGCGCCCTCATAGCCCGGCTCGATCGGCGCCATGCCGTTCGCCCGCCGCAGCCCGAACACGCCGGAATTCTTGTCGGTGTAGACCTCGGTGTATTCGAGCCCGGTGGTCATATCCATCGCCTCGTGTACGCGCGCGTCCCCGAACGCGCTAGCCTTCAGCTCCGGCACATAGTCCGTGACCGGCGCCTGCGGATCGATCCTGCCCTCCACCACCAGAATGCCGGCGAGCGTGCCGGTGAACGACTTTGTCACCGACATCGCGATATGCGGCTTGTGCGGCTTCAGCGCACCGAAATAGCGCTCATAGATCAGCTTGCCCCGGTGCAGCACGGCGATGCCGTCGGCATAGGTCTCCTCGAGCATGCGCGCGAACGTCATGGGACGTCCGTCCATCGTGACCGAAGCGCACGCGCCGATATCATGCTCCTCGCGCGGCAACACGGACGCGGGCCCTGCCCCGCGCCAGACATTCACGGTCGGCACCAACTGGCGGATATTGCTCCACGCCCAGCGCAGTTCGGGGAAGCTGCGGAACGAACCGTTCTGGAAGGTGATGGTCTTGTCCGGCGGCGGCGGAAAGCCCTGCATCCAGCCGAGGGTTTGCGGATCGGTCTCGGCGGCAGTTGCAGGCTGTTGGCTAGCGGCGGTCGCGACGGACATCGAGGCTCACTCCAGAGAGGCGATCCCGATGTCGTACCATGCGGTCAAGCACCGCACATCCCGCGTTTACGCCGGGGTGACCGTCACTGTAAGCGGTTGCGGAGCAGCACATAGGGTGGGGTTAGCGATTAACGTAACCCCCCGATCTCGCTCGACAACTGGACAAGACGCCAGCACGCGAGCTAATTGCCGGCCAGGAATCGCTTGAACAATTCACCATACTGCGTCGAAGGAATCTCGACGAGCTTGTTGCCGTGCCGAACAAAAAACGCGCCATCGTAACTCGATGGCTCTTGCTGTGCCTGCGCCTCGAACACGAAGACCGCTTTATCGTAATAGCGCACCAACTTCACGTTTCTCGCGACGTAGTCCCTCAGTGGCTCGGACAGAGGCGAATTCTTGATGCGGGTGGTCAGTTCCATGAACAAGTCGTCAAGCGTTCGGCCCAAGGCCTTTGCTTCGTGCTCCACACCGGTCAAGAAGAATCCCTCGAATGGCCTAGCGTCAGCGCGATAGATCTCCGTCACGCGCTTTGCATCGGCTTCGGTGTCCGCTACGCCGAGAAGCACGTAGCCTCGCAGTCCCTTGCGGATATTGGCAATGGCGGCCAACGTCTTCAGGATTTTGTTCCAGCTATCCTCATCGAATGTGTGCTTGCCATCTAGACGAAGAAATCCTTGCTTGAAGTCATACGCCGCTTGCTCGGTGTGCGACTGCGTCAGGATGTTCTCTAGTTGCGTGATCCATCGAACACGGGCCGGATCATAGGTCTTCGCTGGCCCGAAAGCTGCGCTGTACATTCCGGCCGCCCCGTTCACGAGGTTGGTCCGGTCTTCCGCACCCCAACGGCCACCCTCGGGCACCTGGATCTTCGCCCCGCTGCCGTCGAGCAATTTGATCAATTGGTCTTGGTCAACCACCTCTTGGTTTTCCACCACCATCAACTTGTGCAAGGCTAGGAAGACAACCTGAAAATACCGCGGCGCCCTTGGCGGTTGCTCGCCGAGAAGCAATTGCCCAAGGGTTCGTCCAGAACGGTTTAGCGTAATCTTTAGTTGATCCAGCACTCGTTGGAAATCAGCCGCTGCCACTTCGGTCGTGACCTTCTGGGTGGCCAGTTCGATTTGCTCATGCCTTTGTTGCTGGGCTTCTCCATCGCTGAAGCCGAAGAAATCGTCCAACACCTCGCTGCGGGATGGAGGCTTGGGCTCCAGCAACATAAACGCGAGAATGTCGGCGATGATTTCTTCATCGCGCGATTCACGCACCTGTTCCTTGGTCAATACACCCTGCTTGATCCAGAATACCTCGTCGACGTCGATGCCGTACGGCAGCTCGCGGTTGGTAATCGAGATTTTCTTCATCTCGTTCAGGGGAAGCTCGTCGGATGCCGAGACGTCGCCACGCACTTTGGCTGCGATGTTGCGGACAGCTTGGGCAAAATGACCCGTCGAGCCTGCGATCCGAAGCTCCTGCCGCGACAGCTTTCGCCCACCCGAGTTGATTCGGCGAAACACCTCATCGACTTCACCGTCGCCGGTGAACTCGTAGATCGAAAGCGGCACCGTGTACGAGGCGACCTGCACGCAGGCCTCTCGCGCCAGCAGGAGCTCGCGCTGCTGCAACTTGCCAGCATCGAGGAGCGCCTTCGTCTCGGCCATCGTGTTCAGGTCGAAGAACCGCCCATTGACATCATACTCGTTCTCAATGAAGCCGAATACGGCGTTCAGCCGCTGCATACCGTCGATGATCTCGAACTGACTCGATCCGGTTGCAACTTTTCGCTCAGCGAGCAGCACGATGGGCACTGGATAGCCGCTGATGATCGAGTCGATGAACCGGCGCTTTTCGTCAAGCGTCCAGACAAGCTTGCGCTGGTACCTGCGATTAACGACGTAACGCCACGCTTGGTAGTTGCCGTAGACCCGCTCGATCGATTCACCCTTGACCGTCAGATCCTGCCTACTCTTTTGCACTTCCGCCATCACCAAGTCTCTCCGATCGCCTGGCACACCATCAACACCTTTCCTCGATTTTGATAGCAGGAAGCAGCGTGAGGGGATCTTAGATCACTCCCACTCAATCGTCCCCGGCGGTTTGCTCGTCACGTCATACACCACCCTATTCACCCCCTTCACCTCATTGATGATCCGCGTCGCCGTCGCGCCGAGGAAGCTCATGTCGAAGGGATAGAAGTCGGCCGTCATGCCGTCGGTGGACGTCACTGCGCGCAGGCCCACGACGTATTCGTAGGTGCGGCCATCGCCCATCACGCCGACCGTCTTCACCGGCAGCAGCACCGCAAACGCCTGCCAGATCTTGTCGTAAAGGCCGGCTTTGCGGATCTGGTCGATGTAGACCGCGTCCGCGTTGCGGAGGATGTCGAGCTTTTCCTTGGTGATGTCGCCGGGACAACGGATGGCGAGGCCGGGGCCCGGGAACGGGTGGCGGCCGACGAAGATTTCGGGCAGTCCGAGCTCGCGGCCGAGCACGCGGACCTCGTCCTTGAACAGTTCGCGCAAGGGTTCGACCAGCTTCATGTTCATGCGCGCCGGAAGGCCGCCGACATTGTGGTGCGACTTGATCGTCACCGACGGGCCGCCGGTGAAGGAGACGCTCTCGATCACATCGGGATAGAGCGTGCCCTGCGCCAGGAATTCCGCGCCGCCGATCTTCTTGGCCTCCGCATCGAACACGTCGATGAACAGGCGGCCGATGGTCTTGCGCTTTTGTTCGGGATCGCTGACGCCCTTGAGCTCGCCGAGGAAAAGCTTTGACGCATCAACATGCACCAGCGGAATGTTGTAGTGATGCCGGAACAGGTCGACCACCGTCTCGGCTTCGTTCAGCCGCAACAGGCCGTGGTCGACGAACACGCAGGTGAGCTGATCGCCGATCGCTTCGTGGATCAGCACCGCGGCGACCGCAGAATCGACGCCGCCGGAGAGCCCGCAGATCACCCTGCCCTTGCCGACCTGGACGCGGATCTTTTCGATCGCCTCCTCGCGGAAGGCCCGCATGGTCCAGTCGCCGGTAAAACCTGCGACCTTGCGGACGAAATTGCGCAAGAGCTTGGCGCCATCGGGCGTGTGCACCACTTCGGGGTGGAACATCAGGCCGTAATATTTGCGCTTCTCGTCCTGGATCACCGCGAACGGCGCGTTCGGCGAGACGGCGGCGACGGTAAAACCCGGCGGCATTTTGGTGATGCGGTCGCCGTGGCTCATCCAGACCGGATGGCGCTCGCCCATCGACCAGGTGTCGTCGAACAATTTGCTCGCCGTCTTCACCTCCACATCGGCGCGGCCGAATTCGCGGTGATGGCCGCCCTCGACCTCACCACCGAGCTGGGCGGCGAGCGTCATCTGGCCGTAGCAGATGCCGAGCACGGGGACGCCGGAATCGAAGATCGCTTGCGGCGCGCGGGGCGAGCCTTCTTCGTGCACCGACTCCGGCCCGCCGGACAGGATCACCGCCTTCGGCTTCATCTCCTTGAAGGCGGCTTCGGCCTTCTGGAACGGCACGATTTCGGAGTAGACGCCCTCCTCGCGCACCCGGCGGGCGATCAATTGCGTCACCTGACTGCCGAAATCGACAATCAGAATCTTGTCATGCGCCGAGGCCACCGAGGGCGTCGACTCGCGGGCTTTCTGTGCTGCTGTCATGGACAGGAATTACGCGACGGGGCGCGGCCTCGCAACCGCGGCAAAGGGCTGACCCACATTCTTTCTCGGGCATGGACAGATCAGTATTAGGTAAGTATTATTGACCTAATCGTGCCGAGAGCGCCTTAACGCCGGAATCGTAGGGTGGGCAAAGCGCCAGCGTGCCCACCACCACAATTGCGGATAGATGGTGGGCACGCTTCGCTTTGCCCACCCTACGCCATCCACGGCGTCACGCCTTCTTCAGCACCGAGACAAAAAAGCCATCCGTGCCCGTCCTTCGCGGCGTCATCAGCCAGCCCTCGGGCGATTGCAGCGCAGCCTTCTCAAAATCCTCCGCTCTGTCCCACAGCACGCTTGCCGTCTCGTTCAGTGGCTGAATCGAAAACTCGGGATGACGTGCCACGAAGGCGCGGATCTGCTCGCCGTTTTCGCTTGGCAGCACCGAGCAGGTGACATAGGCGATGCGGCCGCCCGGCTTGATCAGGCGGCTTGCGCGATCAAGCACTTCGGCCTGGTCTTTCAAGCGAACCTCCAGCGCGCCGGGGCGCATGCGCCATTTGGCGTCGGGGTTGCGGCGCCAGGTGCCGGTGCCGGTGCAGGGCGCGTCGATCAGGACGAGATCGGCGGACGACTTGATGTCGGCCAATGGATCAGTGTCGCCTTTCGGCGGACGAACCTCGGCGTTGTGGACGCCGGCCCGCGAGAGCCGCTCGTAGATCGGCGCGAGCTGGCGCTTGTCGCTGTCGGTTGCGATCAGGCGGCCCTTGCCTTGCATCATCGCCGCCAGCGCCAGCGTCTTGCCGCCGGCGCCGGCGCAGAGATCGATCACCTGCTCGCCGGGTTTTGCCGCCGTGAACATCGCCGCGAGTTGCGAGCCCTCGTCCTGCACCTCGACCGCGCCCTTGATGAAATCCTCCTCGGCATGAACGCCGGGGTTGCGGGCGTCGGCGCCGAGTTCGATGCGGAGCCCGATCGGGGACCACGGCGTCGGCGTTGCGCCGAGATGCGAAAGGGACGCGAGCACTTTTTCGCGCTTGGCCTTCAGCGTGTTGACGCGAAGATCGAGCGGGGCACGGCTTGCCATCGCGGTGGCCTCCGCCACGCGATCCTCGCCGAACACGGTGGCCAGATGCGCGTCCAGCCATTCCGGATAGTCGCCGGCAATGTGCGGCGGCGCGCCGTCGAGGGTCCGCGAGGTGAGCGCCGATCGTTCGGCTTCGGTCAGCGGCTCCGGTGCAAAGCGTCCGCCATCGCACAGCGCCGAGATCGCCTCGACATCGAGCTTGCGCTCGAGCTTGAGCATGCCGAGCACGCGCGCCCGCGGCGTGTCGGCGTCCATCAGCCAGGCGCTCGATGCCCGCCGCCGCAGCACGTCCCAGATCAGGCCCGAAATCGCCGCGCGGTCGCCCGAGCCGGCATAACGATGCGCGGTGCCCCATTCCTTCAGCGCCTTCGCCGCCGGAACGCGTTGCGCGTCGATGGTGTCGATCAGTTCGATGGCGGCGGAAAGGCGGGCAGCGGGGGTCATCAAGAACTTTCGGCGTCAGGGCGTTGTCGAACGAAAACAATTCAAGACAACGGGCTAGCACATTGCACCAAAAGGACTACCAGCAAACGCGCTCGGTTTGAAAAGAAGGTCTTGCGCCGCCGACCACGCTCGATGGAAGCGATCGCCGATGGCGTCGTGCATTCACCCGCAACCTTCACGACATTCAACTTGCGTCGTTGCTTTTGATTGCGCCCAACATCCCGTTGACAACGGATGCCTCCATTCCGTAGACGTTACGTTATAACGTTACATTTGGTAGAATATTACCCGAATGGCGGGATTGGGGAATGGCATGGGCGTGGTGGGAATGGGCGGCGTGGCAGACGTGTGGGTGCGGGGGACTGAGGCGGCGCCGATCTACTTTCTTGCGCAACACATCGATCAGGGGGATTGAGCCACCAAGTGTGGCGGGCCTCAAGGCTGACGCTGCTCGCCAGTGCTGCGGCTGTTTACGCAACGCTTGCTCACAGCCAGACACCGACTGCCGTTGGCCCCGACAAACCGGCTGTCTTGCTCGAAGCCATTACAGTGGCCGCGCCACCGCGCTCCGTCGCTGCTCCGCGGCGCCCGGTGGCTGTCCGCCGGGTTCCGACAGTTTCGCCGTCGAGGTCGGTGGCGCCGGCCAGCGAAGCGTCGCCTCCGGCCGCCAACGCAAGCCTGAATCCACCGCCCTTTCAGGCGCAGCAGGAGCGCTTCATCCGACGCCCCGGCGCCGAGACCGTCGTCTCGGTGACGCAGCAAGACAAGGGCAATCAGGCGAACCTGAGGGAAGTTCTCGAGCAAACGCCGAGTGTCTACGTCACCGATCGGGGCGAGAACACGCTCGGCACAATATCGATGCGCGGCAGCGATAGTTCGCAAACCGGCCCGCGAAGCGGCCGCGGCGTGCGCGGCTACATGGATGGGGTGCCGATCGGTCGCATCGAGAGCGGCATCACCCAAGCGTTCTTCGATATGAAGGCCATCGATTACATCGAAGTCTATCGCGGCGCGAACAGTCTGCGCTATGGCGCGCTCGCGACCGGCGGAGCGATCAACGCCGTTTCCAAGACGGGATTGACCGCACCCGGAGTGGCGCTCTCGGGTTCCGGCGGGAGCTATGGCAACTCGTTCGGCCAGTTGGAAGTCGGCGGCGCGAAGGGACAGTTCGACTACTACGGTCAGGTCAACCAATATCGCAACGACGGATACGAGTTTCACTCCCGCAGCGAATCGACGAAGGCCAGCGGAAATTTCGGTTGGCGGCCGAACGAGAACATCGAGAACCGGACCTATGTGTCATTCAGCAAGAGCGAACAGCAATTGCCGACGTCGGTGCCGCTGAAGCAGCTCGATACCTACCGGCGATCCGGTTACGACCCGACCAACGCGTCATTTCCCTACAATCTGCGTGCGGACTACGACTATCAGCGCGTCGTGAACAAGACCGTCATCCGCGCCGGCGATACGGCCTTTGAGATCGCGCCGTATTTCATGGCATCGCAGTTTGACCATCTCCCCTCACCGCGTGCCGGAATCGTCGATGTCAAATGGCAGGACAGCGGAATTTCGCTTCGCGCCGAACGCAAGACCGAGATTGCCGGCTTGCCGACCGAGCTCGTGGCGGGCTTCCGGCCGACCTACGAAACCGCCAAATATCGCGACTGGCAATGGGCCGCCGGGTCGGCGGGCAATCAGAAATCCAAGCTCGTCTATGATGACAGTTTCCGTTCATGGCTGACGGAAGGATTCTCTGAAGCCGCGATCGAGATCGTCCCGCGGGTGCGCCTGTTTGCCGGCGCACAGGCATTCTGGACCAACCGAATCTTCCGCGACGAGTATTCGGGACCCATGGTCCCCTCGGGCGGCCTGCTCGGGCCCGCCAGTTCAAACGGTCGTCGCAACTACGATCGTGAATTCAGCGCGCTCAATCCCAAACTCGGCGTGAACTGGGAGCACACCAAGGATCATTTCTGGTTCGCCAACATTTCGCGAAGCACCGAGGTCCCCAACAGCGGCGACATCTTCTCGCTCTTGGGCATAGAGCAAGCCGTCAACGGATTGAACAATCCGGCCGTGCAGCTCAACCTTACGCAAGACTTGCGTATGCAACGCGCCTGGACCGCCGAAACGGGCATTCGCGGCGGTTGGGAACGCTTCGGTTACGACATAACCCTCTATCATATGCGTCTGCGGGACGAGATACTGTCTCAATGCGCTCTGGGACTGATTCCGCTGAACCGCCTGACGCCGGGACAGCGGGCGCAGATGAATGGCCAGTTCGCCTGCAGCCAGTCGGGTAGTCTTGTCGCCTACAACGCCGACCGGACCATTCACAGCGGAATCGAGACCGGCTTCAAGACGCGGCCTTTCGTCGATGTGCTTACGCACCGCGATCATGTCTTTCTGAACGCCATCTGGAACTATACCGATTTTCGCTTCGACAACGATCCGGTATTCGGCAGCAACCGGTTGCCGGTGCTGCCGACACATCAACTGTTCGGAGAATTGGGATATCGACATCCCTCGGGCTTCTATGCTTCCGGCAATATCCGCTACGTCGGCGAACGTCAGGTGACCTTCGACGGCTCCGGTGGCGACGCCTTCATAGTCCCGGCGTACGCGCTGTACGGCATCAAAGCAGGCTGGAAGGCCCCCGATAATTCCTGGACGCTCTGGTTCGAAGGACGCAACCTGACGAACGTCGCCTATGTGGGTGACTTCGTACCGCTGCTGAAATCCAGCGATGCGGCATCCGGAACGCCGTCAGTTTATCCCGGTACGGGGCGGGCGTTCTATGCTGGCTTCACCAAGCGATTCAACTAGCGGGATCGCGCGATGTTGAACCGTATCGGTTTCGCTTTGAGCTGCCTTGCGATCGTGGCCCTCGTTGGCTTTCCATCGCCTGCGACGAGAGCGCAAGATGCGGGTGCTTCACGTCCTGTTTCGCACCTTCGTGTCATCACGACCGATTTTGTGCTGCCGGGGAGACTCGACAAGCTTGCGCGCCTCGCTGGGGACGCCGGGTTGAAACTCGATCACGTCTATGTTGAGGCCGACGCTGGCGATCCCAAGGCCTGGATCGCGGGCGTCGACCTCGTGATTCTCGATACGCCTCGACCGATGGATGTGGCGAAGGTTCAGGAGCGGATTCGCACTACCTTGACGGAAAGTCGGACGCCGTGGATCCGCGTCGGCGGCGGCCCACCGGGATACGGCAATCTTCCGCCGACCGAAGCACGGCGGCTGCTTGGTTATTATTCCGGCGGAGGGGAATCCAACCTTCGCGCGATGTTTGCATCGCTCGTTGCGCAGGGTAATTCCTCGATCCCTGCGCCCACATCCATC belongs to Bradyrhizobium icense and includes:
- a CDS encoding RsmB/NOP family class I SAM-dependent RNA methyltransferase, with protein sequence MTPAARLSAAIELIDTIDAQRVPAAKALKEWGTAHRYAGSGDRAAISGLIWDVLRRRASSAWLMDADTPRARVLGMLKLERKLDVEAISALCDGGRFAPEPLTEAERSALTSRTLDGAPPHIAGDYPEWLDAHLATVFGEDRVAEATAMASRAPLDLRVNTLKAKREKVLASLSHLGATPTPWSPIGLRIELGADARNPGVHAEEDFIKGAVEVQDEGSQLAAMFTAAKPGEQVIDLCAGAGGKTLALAAMMQGKGRLIATDSDKRQLAPIYERLSRAGVHNAEVRPPKGDTDPLADIKSSADLVLIDAPCTGTGTWRRNPDAKWRMRPGALEVRLKDQAEVLDRASRLIKPGGRIAYVTCSVLPSENGEQIRAFVARHPEFSIQPLNETASVLWDRAEDFEKAALQSPEGWLMTPRRTGTDGFFVSVLKKA
- a CDS encoding DUF262 domain-containing protein, with amino-acid sequence MAEVQKSRQDLTVKGESIERVYGNYQAWRYVVNRRYQRKLVWTLDEKRRFIDSIISGYPVPIVLLAERKVATGSSQFEIIDGMQRLNAVFGFIENEYDVNGRFFDLNTMAETKALLDAGKLQQRELLLAREACVQVASYTVPLSIYEFTGDGEVDEVFRRINSGGRKLSRQELRIAGSTGHFAQAVRNIAAKVRGDVSASDELPLNEMKKISITNRELPYGIDVDEVFWIKQGVLTKEQVRESRDEEIIADILAFMLLEPKPPSRSEVLDDFFGFSDGEAQQQRHEQIELATQKVTTEVAAADFQRVLDQLKITLNRSGRTLGQLLLGEQPPRAPRYFQVVFLALHKLMVVENQEVVDQDQLIKLLDGSGAKIQVPEGGRWGAEDRTNLVNGAAGMYSAAFGPAKTYDPARVRWITQLENILTQSHTEQAAYDFKQGFLRLDGKHTFDEDSWNKILKTLAAIANIRKGLRGYVLLGVADTEADAKRVTEIYRADARPFEGFFLTGVEHEAKALGRTLDDLFMELTTRIKNSPLSEPLRDYVARNVKLVRYYDKAVFVFEAQAQQEPSSYDGAFFVRHGNKLVEIPSTQYGELFKRFLAGN
- a CDS encoding dihydrofolate reductase family protein, translated to MAKLVFGMNQSLDGYVDHMAFAPSPTLFRHFIEEAQGQAGSVYGRQMYEIMRYWDDDRPEWDAEEHAFAAAWRRQPKWVVSRSLKSVGLNATLVEDDLEGAIRELKAERAGEIEVAGPDLARSLTELGLIDEYRIYLHPVVLGHGKPYFAGPRPPLRLMTSDRIGEDVIRLTYVPA
- the guaA gene encoding glutamine-hydrolyzing GMP synthase, with product MTAAQKARESTPSVASAHDKILIVDFGSQVTQLIARRVREEGVYSEIVPFQKAEAAFKEMKPKAVILSGGPESVHEEGSPRAPQAIFDSGVPVLGICYGQMTLAAQLGGEVEGGHHREFGRADVEVKTASKLFDDTWSMGERHPVWMSHGDRITKMPPGFTVAAVSPNAPFAVIQDEKRKYYGLMFHPEVVHTPDGAKLLRNFVRKVAGFTGDWTMRAFREEAIEKIRVQVGKGRVICGLSGGVDSAVAAVLIHEAIGDQLTCVFVDHGLLRLNEAETVVDLFRHHYNIPLVHVDASKLFLGELKGVSDPEQKRKTIGRLFIDVFDAEAKKIGGAEFLAQGTLYPDVIESVSFTGGPSVTIKSHHNVGGLPARMNMKLVEPLRELFKDEVRVLGRELGLPEIFVGRHPFPGPGLAIRCPGDITKEKLDILRNADAVYIDQIRKAGLYDKIWQAFAVLLPVKTVGVMGDGRTYEYVVGLRAVTSTDGMTADFYPFDMSFLGATATRIINEVKGVNRVVYDVTSKPPGTIEWE
- a CDS encoding class I SAM-dependent methyltransferase; its protein translation is MFRIANDAQFWDRAARKYAADPIADMAGYERTLERTRHYLKGDETAFEFGCGTGTTALRLAPSVGRIVATDLSSEMIAIAREKAKAEGPGNATFEVARPEAAPWPDGSFDIAFGFNVLHLVAEREAALRGVHRLLRPGGLFISKTPCLKEMNPLLRIALPLMQLVGKAPYVAFLSAEDLEREISAAGFEIIERARHASRGKDARPFVVARK
- a CDS encoding TonB-dependent receptor family protein; amino-acid sequence: MAPASEASPPAANASLNPPPFQAQQERFIRRPGAETVVSVTQQDKGNQANLREVLEQTPSVYVTDRGENTLGTISMRGSDSSQTGPRSGRGVRGYMDGVPIGRIESGITQAFFDMKAIDYIEVYRGANSLRYGALATGGAINAVSKTGLTAPGVALSGSGGSYGNSFGQLEVGGAKGQFDYYGQVNQYRNDGYEFHSRSESTKASGNFGWRPNENIENRTYVSFSKSEQQLPTSVPLKQLDTYRRSGYDPTNASFPYNLRADYDYQRVVNKTVIRAGDTAFEIAPYFMASQFDHLPSPRAGIVDVKWQDSGISLRAERKTEIAGLPTELVAGFRPTYETAKYRDWQWAAGSAGNQKSKLVYDDSFRSWLTEGFSEAAIEIVPRVRLFAGAQAFWTNRIFRDEYSGPMVPSGGLLGPASSNGRRNYDREFSALNPKLGVNWEHTKDHFWFANISRSTEVPNSGDIFSLLGIEQAVNGLNNPAVQLNLTQDLRMQRAWTAETGIRGGWERFGYDITLYHMRLRDEILSQCALGLIPLNRLTPGQRAQMNGQFACSQSGSLVAYNADRTIHSGIETGFKTRPFVDVLTHRDHVFLNAIWNYTDFRFDNDPVFGSNRLPVLPTHQLFGELGYRHPSGFYASGNIRYVGERQVTFDGSGGDAFIVPAYALYGIKAGWKAPDNSWTLWFEGRNLTNVAYVGDFVPLLKSSDAASGTPSVYPGTGRAFYAGFTKRFN
- a CDS encoding serine hydrolase domain-containing protein, with the protein product MSVATAASQQPATAAETDPQTLGWMQGFPPPPDKTITFQNGSFRSFPELRWAWSNIRQLVPTVNVWRGAGPASVLPREEHDIGACASVTMDGRPMTFARMLEETYADGIAVLHRGKLIYERYFGALKPHKPHIAMSVTKSFTGTLAGILVVEGRIDPQAPVTDYVPELKASAFGDARVHEAMDMTTGLEYTEVYTDKNSGVFGLRRANGMAPIEPGYEGATNIFDFLCAQRKQGEHGKAFAYKTVNSDVLAWICRRASGMTLSDLLSERIWIPMGAEEDAHYHVDRIGTESGGGGLSTSLRDLARFGETIRNHGRFNGRQVVPSQVVEDIARGGDPEKFKPAGYTTLPGASYRNQWWVTHNAHGAYMARGVHGQGIYIDPKAEMVIARYASHPAAGNAANDPVTLPAYMALAKDLMAGG